Proteins co-encoded in one Brassica rapa cultivar Chiifu-401-42 chromosome A02, CAAS_Brap_v3.01, whole genome shotgun sequence genomic window:
- the LOC103855344 gene encoding uncharacterized protein LOC103855344 yields the protein MGACVSRECMRGDSAKLILLDGTLEEFSYPVKVWQILQKYPTSFVCNSDEMDFDDTVSAVSGNEELRLGQLYFVLPLTWLSHPLRAEEMATLAVKASSALTKSGGVSCADSIWEINYQSKKIARAKTNGGGGRGCGKGKRRFTANLSSIAE from the coding sequence atggGTGCATGCGTTTCACGTGAATGTATGAGGGGAGATTCGGCGAAGCTAATATTGCTGGACGGGACATTAGAAGAGTTCTCGTATCCGGTCAAAGTTTGGCAGATCTTGCAGAAATACCCGACGAGTTTCGTATGTAACTCAGACGAAATGGACTTCGACGATACAGTTTCAGCAGTCTCTGGCAACGAAGAGCTCCGATTGGGGCAACTTTACTTCGTTTTACCGCTGACGTGGCTCAGTCATCCCCTAAGGGCGGAGGAAATGGCGACGCTGGCTGTTAAAGCAAGCTCCGCGTTGACCAAGAGCGGCGGAGTCAGTTGCGCTGACTCCATTTGGGAAATAAATTACCAATCCAAAAAAATCGCCCGAGCGAAGACAAATGGCGGTGGTGGAAGAGGCTGTGGCAAAGGGAAGAGGAGATTTACGGCGAATTTGAGCAGCATCGCCGAGTAG
- the LOC103855346 gene encoding oxygen-evolving enhancer protein 1-1, chloroplastic: MAASLQSASTFLQAAKISTAPSRGSAHLRSTQTVGKSFGLETSSARLTCSFQSDFKDLAGKCSDAVKIAGFALATSALVVSGASAEGAPKRLTYDEIQSKTYMEVKGTGTANQCPTIDGGSETFSFKPGKYAGKKFCFEPTSFTVKAESVSKNAPPDFQNTKLMTRLTYTLDEIEGPFEVSSDGSVNFKEEDGIDYAAVTVQLPGGERVPFLFTVKQLDASGKPDNFSGKFLVPSYRGSSFLDPKGRGGSTGYDNAVALPAGGRGDEEELSKENVKNTAASVGEITLKVTKSKPETGEVIGVFESLQPSDTDLGAKVPKDVKIQGVWYGQLE; this comes from the exons ATGGCTGCCTCTCTCCAATCCGCCTCTACGTTCCTTCAGGCCGCTAAAATCTCCACCGCTCCTTCACGCGGCAGTGCTCACCTCCGGTCGACTCAGACAGTCGGGAAATCTTTCGGACTAGAAACATCCTCTGCTCGCCTCACATGTTCCTTCCAATCTGACTTCAAGGACTTGGCCGGTAAATGCTCCGACGCTGTCAAAATCGCTGGATTCGCTCTCGCAACCTCTGCTCTCGTCGTCTCG GGAGCAAGTGCAGAGGGAGCTCCGAAGAGACTGACTTACGACGAGATTCAGAGcaagacttacatggaagttaAGGGAACTGGAACGGCCAACCAGTGCCCAACTATTGACGGTGGCTCCGAGACTTTCTCCTTCAAACCCGGAAAGTACGCTGGCAAGAAGTTCTGCTTCGAGCCTACTTCCTTCACCGTCAAGGCTGAGAGTGTTAGCAAGAATGCGCCTCCTGATTTCCAGAACACCAAGCTCATGACCCGTCTCACCTACACTCTTGACGAGATCGAAGGCCCCTTCgag GTTTCTTCTGACGGAAGCGTTAACTTCAAGGAAGAAGACGGCATCGACTACGCTGCTGTCACTGTCCAGCTTCCAGGAGGCGAGCGTGTGCCATTCCTCTTCACCGTCAAGCAGCTTGACGCCTCTGGCAAACCAGACAACTTCTCTGGCAAATTCTTAGTCCCTTCATACCGTGGCTCCTCCTTCTTGGACCCTAAGGGCCGTGGTGGTTCCACAGGATATGACAACGCCGTTGCATTGCCAGCTGGAGGCAGAGGTGACGAAGAGGAGCTTTCAAAAGAGAACGTGAAGAACACGGCAGCTTCGGTGGGAGAGATCACTTTGAAAGTGACCAAGAGCAAACCCGAGACAGGAGAAGTGATCGGAGTGTTCGAAAGTCTTCAGCCGTCGGATACTGACTTGGGTGCCAAGGTACCTAAGGATGTGAAGATCCAAGGGGTGTGGTATGGTCAACTTGAGTGA
- the LOC103855347 gene encoding lipid phosphate phosphatase epsilon 2, chloroplastic isoform X1, with protein sequence MAAASASSLALFHKPTCSFYLGPSSIFLCSFSAPPPKTMADLVKTHAWRDIDGEEGFQALEQEGFSPSNDLVSGGINAVANRLSKWVVAAVFGSVLLLRHDGAALWAVIGSVSNSALSVALKRILNQQRPVATLRSDPGMPSSHAQSISFISLFSGNTLSLSPFPISLSLILALASYFVWLRVSQKLHTASQVVVGAIVGSVYSTLWHITWNSLVLQPFASSFSVQVAVFTVAAASALGFAVYVLLNWFKDDKENISRGL encoded by the exons ATGGCAGCAGCGTCAGCGTCATCTCTTGCTCTCTTCCACAAACCCACCTGCAGTTTCTATTTGGGCCCGAGCTCAATCTTCCTCTGCTCTTTCTCTGCTCCTCCTCCTAAAACTATGGCCGATCTAGTCAAAACCCATGCTTGGAGAGACATAGACGGGGAAGAAGGGTTTCAGGCGTTGGAGCAAGAGGGTTTTAGTCCGTCCAACGATTTGGTCTCCGGTGGGATCAACGCCGTCGCTAATCGTCTG AGCAAATGGGTGGTAGCTGCTGTGTTTGGATCGGTTCTGCTTCTACGACATGATGGTGCAGCCTTGTGGGCTGTCATTGGCTCCGTTTCCAATTCCGCCCTTTCCGTAGCTCTCAAACGCATCCTTAACCAACAGAGACCTGTTGCAACTCTGCGTTCTGACCCTGGGATGCCTTCTTCTCATGCTCAGTCCATTTCTttcatctctctcttctctggtaacactctctctctctcaccctttcccatctctctttctctcatcCTTGCTTTGGCTTCTTACTTTGTATGGTTGAGGGTTTCCCAGAAGCTTCACACCGCCAGTCAAGTGGTGGTGGGTGCAATCGTGGGCTCTGTTTACTCCACCTTGTGGCACATAACCTGGAACTCACTTGTTCTCCAGCCTTTCGCCTCATCATTCTCCGTACAAGTAGCTGTATTTACGGTTGCTGCTGCATCTGCTCTGGGTTTTGCAGTTTATGTGCTACTTAACTGGTTCAAAGATGACAAAGAAAATATAAGTAGAGGGTTATAA
- the LOC103855347 gene encoding lipid phosphate phosphatase epsilon 2, chloroplastic isoform X2 — protein MAAASASSLALFHKPTCSFYLGPSSIFLCSFSAPPPKTMADLVKTHAWRDIDGEEGFQALEQEGFSPSNDLVSGGINAVANRLSKWVVAAVFGSVLLLRHDGAALWAVIGSVSNSALSVALKRILNQQRPVATLRSDPGMPSSHAQSISFISLFSEASHRQSSGGGCNRGLCLLHLVAHNLELTCSPAFRLIILRTSSCIYGCCCICSGFCSLCAT, from the exons ATGGCAGCAGCGTCAGCGTCATCTCTTGCTCTCTTCCACAAACCCACCTGCAGTTTCTATTTGGGCCCGAGCTCAATCTTCCTCTGCTCTTTCTCTGCTCCTCCTCCTAAAACTATGGCCGATCTAGTCAAAACCCATGCTTGGAGAGACATAGACGGGGAAGAAGGGTTTCAGGCGTTGGAGCAAGAGGGTTTTAGTCCGTCCAACGATTTGGTCTCCGGTGGGATCAACGCCGTCGCTAATCGTCTG AGCAAATGGGTGGTAGCTGCTGTGTTTGGATCGGTTCTGCTTCTACGACATGATGGTGCAGCCTTGTGGGCTGTCATTGGCTCCGTTTCCAATTCCGCCCTTTCCGTAGCTCTCAAACGCATCCTTAACCAACAGAGACCTGTTGCAACTCTGCGTTCTGACCCTGGGATGCCTTCTTCTCATGCTCAGTCCATTTCTttcatctctctcttctctg AAGCTTCACACCGCCAGTCAAGTGGTGGTGGGTGCAATCGTGGGCTCTGTTTACTCCACCTTGTGGCACATAACCTGGAACTCACTTGTTCTCCAGCCTTTCGCCTCATCATTCTCCGTACAAGTAGCTGTATTTACGGTTGCTGCTGCATCTGCTCTGGGTTTTGCAGTTTATGTGCTACTTAA
- the LOC103855348 gene encoding GDP-mannose 4,6 dehydratase 1 — MATPIASEPRKVALVTGITGQDGSYLTEFLLGKGYQVHGLIRRSSNYNTQRINHIYVDPHNATKALMKLHYADLSDASSLRRWLDVIKPDEVYNLAAQSHVAVSFEIPDYTADVVATGALRLLEALRSHMADNGRTVKYYQAGSSEMFGSTPPPQSETTPFHPRSPYAASKVAAHWYTVNYREAYGLYACNGILFNHESPRRGENFVTRKITRALGRIKVGLQTKLFLGNIQASRDWGFAGDYVEAMWLMLQQEKPDDYVVATEESHTVEEFLDVSFGYLGLNWKDHVEIDKRYFRPTEVDNLKGDASKAKELLKWKPKVGFEQLVKMMVDEDLETAKREKVLVDAGYIDAQQQP; from the coding sequence ATGGCCACTCCCATTGCGTCGGAGCCAAGGAAGGTTGCGTTGGTCACCGGGATCACTGGACAGGACGGATCATACCTGACGGAGTTCCTGCTCGGAAAAGGGTACCAAGTGCACGGCCTGATCCGACGATCCTCAAACTACAACACGCAGCGAATCAACCATATCTACGTGGATCCCCACAATGCCACCAAAGCCCTCATGAAGCTCCACTACGCCGATCTCTCTGATGCCTCCTCCCTCCGCCGTTGGCTCGACGTCATCAAGCCCGACGAGGTCTACAACCTTGCTGCTCAGTCCCACGTCGCCGTCTCCTTCGAGATCCCTGACTACACTGCTGACGTGGTCGCTACTGGAGCTCTCCGCCTCCTGGAGGCTCTCAGGTCTCACATGGCTGACAATGGCCGCACCGTCAAGTACTACCAGGCCGGATCCTCGGAGATGTTCGGGTCAACTCCTCCTCCGCAGTCTGAGACGACGCCGTTTCACCCGAGATCTCCCTATGCTGCCTCCAAAGTCGCGGCTCACTGGTACACCGTCAATTACAGAGAAGCATACGGCCTGTACGCCTGCAACGGGATCCTGTTCAACCACGAGTCACCCCGCCGAGGCGAGAACTTCGTGACTCGGAAGATAACACGGGCCTTGGGGAGGATCAAGGTCGGGCTGCAGACGAAGCTCTTCCTCGGGAACATACAGGCCTCCAGAGACTGGGGGTTCGCAGGGGACTACGTGGAGGCAATGTGGCTGATGCTGCAGCAGGAGAAACCAGATGACTATGTGGTGGCTACTGAGGAGTCGCACACCGTCGAGGAGTTTCTGGACGTCTCCTTCGGGTACCTCGGCCTCAACTGGAAAGACCACGTGGAGATAGACAAGAGGTACTTCAGGCCTACGGAGGTTGACAATCTCAAAGGAGATGCGAGCAAGGCAAAGGAGTTGTTGAAGTGGAAGCCCAAGGTTGGGTTCGAGCAGCTGGTCAAGATGATGGTGGATGAAGATCTGGAGACGGCTAAGAGGGAGAAAGTGCTCGTCGATGCTGGTTACATTGACGCTCAGCAGCAACCTTAA